The DNA segment TCTATAGGCTATTCTGCGAGTATGAAACCATCAGTtaagaaaaggtgaggaatttattctgcaatgatcTTGTAAATGAAATATATGCTAATTATTTTAAAATGCAAACGATTGTATCTTGTTTTTCTGTTTAGCAACCCGTTTTATTGTTCTGAATACGTTTCATCATATATTCCATATGGCTACCAGGCTACGTTTGGGTTCTGGCAGTGAGTCCATATGGCTACCAGGCTACGTTCGGGTTCTGGGAGTGAGTCCATATGGCTACCAGGCTACGTTCGGGTTCTGGCAGTGAGTCCATATGGCTACCAGGCTACGTTCGGGTTCTGGCAGTGAGTCCATATGGCTACCAGGCTACGTTCGGGTTCTGGCAGTGAGTCCATATGGCTACCAGGCCACGTTTGGGTTCTGGCAGTGAGTCCATATGGCTACCAGGCTACGTTTGGGTTCTGGCAGTGAGTCCATATGGCTACCAGGCTACGTTTGGGTTCTGGCAGTGAGTCCATATGGCTACCAGGCTACGTTTGGGTTCTGGCAGTGAGTCCATATGGCTACCAGGCTACGTTTGGGTTCTGGCAGTGAGTCCATATGGCTACCAGGCTACGTTTGGGTTCTGGCAGTGAGTCCATATGGCTACCAGGCTACGTTTGGGTTCTGGCAGTGAGTCCATATGGCTACCAGGCTACGTTTGGGTTCTGGCAGTGAGTCTGAGTCCATATGGCTACCAGGCTACGTTTGGGTTCTGGCAGTGAGTCCATATGGCTACCAGGCTACGTTTGGGTTCTGGCAGTGAGTCCATATGGCTACCAGGCTACGTTTGGGTTCTGGCAGTGAGTCTGAGAGGTCTACGGTCGGTGGGAAGATGAGCACATTCTCgtgtcaagttcagttttttacaatttcaATTTTCTGTGTGAAAACTGGCCCATGCATGTCTCAGGGGCATATGCAACGTTTCTAAATGAGGCTGCTGGTTCTGAACGTGAACTCAGCCAACccctacctgtgtgtgtgaggggcagAGGGAGGCGAGGACACGGGGGACCCCCAGCTGGACCCCTGACCAGCCGGACTTCTTCACCCTCTGGGCTCAGGTGCTGTGTGGAGGGGGAATTACTGAGCGCTGCTACTGGGAGGCGGGGTGTCTATAGGGGGGTGTCTACAGGGGCATAGAACAAGTAGGGGTGCTTTCCCctcactgggcctttactagtcctgtattactagtcctgtattaacaggcctttactagtcctgtattagtagACAGATATAGCAGTCTGTATTTCCAGGCCTTTACCAGTCCTGTATTTCCAGGCCTTTACCAGTCCTGTATTTCCAGGCCTTTACCAGTCCTGTATTTCCAGGCCTTTACCAGTCCTGTATTCCAGGCCTTTACCAGTCCTGTATTTCCAGGCCTTTACCAGTCCTGTATTTCCAGGCCTTTACCAGTCCTGTATTTCCAGGCCTTTACCAGTCCTGTATTTCCAGGCCTTTACCAGTCCTGTATTTCCAGGCCTTTACCAGTCCTGTATTTCCAGGCCTTTACCAGTCCTGTATTTCCAGGCCTTTACCAGTCCTGTATTTCCAGGCCTTTACCAGTCCTGTATTTCCAGCCTTTACCAGTCCTGTATTTCCAGGCCTTTACCAGTCTGTATTTCCAGGCCTTTACCAGTCCTGTATTTCCAGGCCTTTACCAGTCCTGTATTTCCAGGCCTTTACCAGTCCTGTATTTCCAGGCCTTTACCAGTCCTGTATTTCCAGGCCTTTaccagtcctgtattaacaggcctttaccaGTCCTGTATTTCCAGGCCTTTACCAGTCCTGTATTACAAGGCCTTTaccagtcctgtattaacaggcctttaccagtcctgtattaacaggcctttaccagtcctgtattaacaggcctttaccagtcctgtattaacaggcctttaccagtcctgtattaacagacctttaccagtcctgtattaacagacctttaccagtcctgtattaacaggcctttaccagtcctgtattaacaggcctttaccagtcctgtattaacaggcctttaccagtcctgtattaacaggcctttaccagtcctgtattaacaggcctttaccagtcctgtattaacaggcctttactagtcctgtattaacagacccaTATAGACGTCATGTTTCCCCTCATTCATACAGAAATAGACAGGTGTTTGTGCTTAAAGCTCTGTTTTATTAGTAACCGTGCAAGCAGAGAGCAGCAGGTACTCTTTGGATgactgaggaggaggaaggaggaggaaggagggaggaaagaagTGGCTTAGATCTTGTTGAAGGCCGCCACGTCGACACTCTGGACCTGAAATAAAAGAGCTCAGATCAGGGTAACATCACTACACAACGCCGCCTCAGACCAGGGCCTCAGACCAGGGCCTCAGACCAGGGCCTCAGACCAGGGCCTCAGACCAGGGCCTCAGACCAGGGCCTCAGACCAGGGCCTCAGACCAGGGCCTCAGACCAGGGCCTCAGACCAGGGCCTCAGACCAGGGCCTCAGACCAGGGCCTCAGACCAGGGCCTCAGACCAGGGCCTCAGACCAGGGCCTCAGACCAGGGCCTCAGACCAGGGCCTCAGACCAGGGCCTCAGACCACTATaatacattagtagtagtagtagtgttatctACAGCGTATAATACTCACATAGTCCTCAAACTTGGTGATCTCTTCCTCTAGCAGGTCTGTCCCCACCTTGTCGTCCTCGACAACACACCCGATCTGAAGCTTCTTTATGCCGTAACCCACGGGAACCAGCTTGGACTGACCCCACAGCAGACCGTCCGCTACAACAGACCTCACACACTCCTCCAACTTAGACATGTCTGTCTCATCATcccactgggagagagaggagagagaaagagagagcattaGATATACCTTCCGCCTTTCAACTTGTTTCAACTATTGACGTACAGGTTTCACATCCAGTTGGACAGAGAGGaccgagagaggacagagagaggacatggAACAGTACAGGTTTGACATCGAGCAGGATAgaaggacagaggggacagacggagaggacagacaggggacaTGGAACAGACAGCGGGACAATGTACAGGTTTGACGTCGAGCAGGTTAGAAGGACAGACAGGGGACATGGAACAGACAGGGGACATGGAACAGACAGGGGAcatggaacagacagacagacagaggagacagacagacagacagacagacagagagcagacagacagagacagacagagaggagacagacagacagagaggagacagacagacagagaggagacagacagacagacagacagagaggagacagacagacagagaggagacagacagacagacgagacagacagacagacgagacagacagagaggagacagacagaggacatgGAACAGACAGAGGACATGGAACAGACAGAGGACATGGAACAGACAGAGGACATGGAACAGACAGAGGACATGGAACAGACAGAGGACATGGAACAGACAGAGGACATGGAACAGACAGAGGACATGGAACAGACAGAGGACATGGAACAGACAGAGGACATGGAACAGACAGAGGACAACGTACAGGTTTGACGTCGAGCAGGATAGAAGACTTGGCGATGAGTGCTGGTTTCTTGGACTTCTTGGCAGTGTAAGCAGCGattctctcctccttcatcctctctgcctcttcatcctcctcctcatcactcccAAAGAGGTCGATGTCAtcatcctcctccaccaccttcaCAGACTGAACAGTCACCGCCTGGGAGGAGACGGGAGAAATAAGCATCTACAAAATATCGTTCATAGTAAGTACACTGATCtaacgtgcaacaatttcaaagattttactgagttacagttcatatgaggaaatcagtcaattgaaataaattcattaggccctaatctatggatttcacatgactgggaatacagatatgcatctgttggtcacagatacctttaaaataggtagggacgtggatcagaaaaccagtcagtatctggtttgaccaccatttgcttcatgcagcgcgacacatctccttcacacagagttgatcaggctgttgattgtgaaatgttgtccctcttatgtgtgaagttgctggatattggcgggacctGGAACACGTTGTCATTCACATCgaaccagagcatcccaaacatgctcaacgggcgacatgtctggtgagtatgcaggtcatggaagaacagacatgttcagctttcaggaattgtaCAGATCCTTCCGACATGGAGATGTACATTATCACGCTGAAACATGGTGATGGCGGCGAATTAATGGcccaacaatgggcctcaggaactcatcacagtatctctgtgcgttcaaatttccatagataaaatgcaattgtgttcattgtccgtagcttatgtctgcccataccataaccccaccgttaccatggggtactctgttcacaatgttgacatcagcaaactgctcgcccacacgatgccattcatctgtgaagagcacacttctccagcatgctagttgccatcgaaggtgagcatttgcccactgaagtcagctatgacgccgaactgcagtcagatcaagaccctggtgaggacgacgagcacacagatgagcttctctgagacggtttctgacagttcgtgttgaaattcttcagttgtgcaaaaccaccgtttcatcagctgtcctggtggctggtctcagatgatcccacagtttcatcagctgtcctggtggctggtctcagatgatcccgcaggtgaagaagccgaatgtggaggtcctgggctggtgtggttacacgtagtctgtggttgtgaggccggttggacatactgcaaattctctaaaac comes from the Salmo trutta chromosome 21, fSalTru1.1, whole genome shotgun sequence genome and includes:
- the LOC115157685 gene encoding elongation factor 1-delta isoform X1, whose translation is MSGLQCLGEDNIWFEKPRYDEAERRFYEGANGPSTHSHHQVKSALQGKGRSRPQKRQHRNSSSASGDQELVSRMKSLELENQGLHKVVDDLRAALFKLENRVQVLERSPAVPCVKAVTVQSVKVVEEDDDIDLFGSDEEEDEEAERMKEERIAAYTAKKSKKPALIAKSSILLDVKPWDDETDMSKLEECVRSVVADGLLWGQSKLVPVGYGIKKLQIGCVVEDDKVGTDLLEEEITKFEDYVQSVDVAAFNKI
- the LOC115157685 gene encoding elongation factor 1-delta isoform X2 → MSGLQCLGEDNIWFEKPRYDEAERRFYEGANGPSTHSHHQSSSASGDQELVSRMKSLELENQGLHKVVDDLRAALFKLENRVQVLERSPAVPCVKAVTVQSVKVVEEDDDIDLFGSDEEEDEEAERMKEERIAAYTAKKSKKPALIAKSSILLDVKPWDDETDMSKLEECVRSVVADGLLWGQSKLVPVGYGIKKLQIGCVVEDDKVGTDLLEEEITKFEDYVQSVDVAAFNKI